One part of the Cherax quadricarinatus isolate ZL_2023a chromosome 13, ASM3850222v1, whole genome shotgun sequence genome encodes these proteins:
- the LOC128688691 gene encoding uncharacterized protein — protein MSGGRHAAPMNQEAGRRPPGDRQGAKNPPTTTAPSRTSMSGLLPSPVVCGDEPSLVALFQNGTSKRLLDGYDNNNVKYNGAARQQENGGGRLGLVNGERSSDSEDSGATSGATSGKEASPGYEESSGSEQSSNPPLSEENRVEEDMDPNPRLIRTSLPRSQTTPVLNGDHTLDDALRPLTHYGQESPNSETARFNNGLNRIRAAHEINVSKLAYLEALFQRAKLEEMRLKSLTGNTHNSDKRTHKPMSKSLQSPESGYKSLPSSISDYGLRSYASGTISATASNSSCGSTLPDGQALLRTIESRLQLARPQEKSSGRSLYQCGGSSSVGSLSRLTGPSPATSGTSTPARFVSPSRNDVPGASRGSSATTPSSTPATTPGGTPKRPDGLGRPTGHVSQRSLPHNYRSRSAYSSPAVSPQRGPDPAGLLVSPSGGGPAPRRFSSLDLRGRAQLRQLPLRHTSHGYPTCVLPISPPSPAQGTQAFHRKMQLFFEIMDTQSRFSQLAQYSSFEQSQLKVGTKIFPLTFGAFLSR, from the exons ATGTCCGGCGGGCGCCACGCAGCACCCATGAACCAGGAGGCGGGGCGGCGACCCCCGGGGGACCGCCAGGGGGCGAAgaaccctcccaccaccaccgccccctcCCGCACCAGCATGAGCGGCCTCCTGCCCAGCCCCGTGGTGTGCGGCGACGAGCCCAGCCTCGTTGCTCTCTTCCAGAACGGTACCTCCAAGCGCCTGCTGGACGGCTATGACAACAACAACGTCAAGTACAACGGCGCCGCTAGGCAACAGGAGAACGGCGGGGGTCGACTGGGCTTGGTAAACGGCGAACGGTCCTCAGATTCCGAGGATTCCGGCGCCACTTCGGGCGCGACGAGCGGGAAGGAGGCGAGCCCGGGCTACGAGGAGAGCTCTGGGTCGGAACAGAGCAGCAACCCGCCGCTCTCCGAGGAGAACCGAGTCGAGGAAGACATGGATCCCAACCCGAGACTCATCCGCACCTCGCTGCCCAGGTCCCAGACCACACCCGTCTTGAACGGTGACCACACGCTGGATGACGCTCTCAGGCCCCTCACACACTATGGACAAGAGTCGCCCAACAGTGAGACTGCCAGGTTTAACAATGGCTTGAACCGCATCCGCGCGGCGCACGAGATTAACGTTAGCAAGCTGGCCTACCTTGAAGCTTTGTTTCAGCGAGCCAAGCTGGAAGAAATGAGACTGAAAAGCCTCACGGGGAACACTCACAACAGTGATAAACGGACGCATAAGCCAATGAGCAAAAGTTTACAGAGTCCAGAAAGTGGCTACAAGTCGTTGCCGTCGTCAATATCGGACTACGGACTCAGAAGCTACGCCTCCGGGACTATCTCAGCTACggccagcaacagcagctgcggATCCACGTTACCGGACGGCCAAGCGCTGCTACGGACCATAGAGAGCCGGCTGCAGCTAGCTCGGCCGCAGGAGAAGAGCAGCGGTCGGTCGCTGTACCAGTGTGGGGGTAGCAGTAGCGTGGGCAGTCTCAGCCGCCTCACAGGACCCAGCCCAGCCACCAGTGGCACCTCAACACCTGCTAGGTTCGTTTCCCCTTCGCGAAATGATGTTCCGGGCGCCTCGCGAGGCTCCTCTGCCACTACGCCCAGCAGCACGCCCGCCACCACGCCCGGGGGCACACCCAAGCGCCCTGATGGCCTGGGGCGTCCTACCGGCCACGTCAGTCAAAGGTCGCTGCCACACAACTACCGTAGCCGCTCCGCCTACAGCTCCCCAGCGGTGTCGCCCCAACGAGGCCCCGACCCCGCGGGGCTCCTCGTGTCTCCCTCAGGTGGAGGGCCCGCCCCACGCAGGTTCTCCAGTCTAGATCTGCGGGGCAGGGCACAGCTGCGTCAACTGCCCCTGCGACACACATCTCATGGGTACCCGACGTGTGTGCTGCCCATCAGCCCTCCCTCACCTGCCCAGGGCACGCAGGCATTCCACCGCAAGATGCAACTCTTCTTCGAGATTATGGACACACAGTCGAGGTTTTCTCAG CTCGCTCAGTACTCCTCATTTGAGCAGTCCCAGCTAAAGGTAGGTACAAAGATTTTCCCCCTCACATTTGGAGCCTTCCTTTCCCGTTAG